CTCATCGCGGCGTAAGTTTTTAAGTATAGTTTTGTCTTTGGCGCCTTACTCTCAGAGCAATCGAATCGCCGCACCGGAGCTGAGCGCGCCCCATGAACCTCGTTAAATCTGCCATGACCGTGGGCGGCATGACCATGATAAGCCGGGTGCTGGGCTTCATCCGGGACATTTTCATTGCGGGGGTCTTGGGCACCGGGCCGATTGCCGATGCGTTTTTTGTCGCCTTCAAATTCCCAAATCTCTTCCGGCGCCTCTTTGCGGAAGGGGCGTTTAACTCTGCTTTTGTGCCGCTCTTTGCCAAACGGTTGGAGGGGGAGGGTGAAGCGTCCGCCAAGCGCTTTGCAGAGGAAGCGCTTTCTGTGTTGCTCACAACCCTGATCCTGCTCACGCTTGCAGCACAGCTTGCCATGCCCTGGCTCATGTATGTGATCGCGCCGGGTTTTGCTGACACGCCGGACAAGTTCGAGATGGGCATTCTCTTTACCCGAGTCGCCTTTCCCTACCTCATGTTCATGTCGCTGGTGGCGCTCTTGTCAGCGGTCCTCAATTCCGTTGGTCGGTTCACCGCCGCCGCCGCCGCGCCCATCTTGCTCAATATTGTGCTCATCGTGGCGATCTGGTTTGCGGCCCCTCATTTTGAGAACCCGGGCCTGGTGCTCTCCTGGGGTGTGGCCATTGCAGGGGCTGCGCAGTTCACTTTGATGATGATTGCGGTGAAGCGCGCGGGCTTTTCCATTCACTTACGCTGGCCGCGTATGACACCCGGCGTGAGGCGGCTCATCACCCTTGGCATCCCCGGTGTGATTGCCGGCGGCATCACACAGATCAATCTCCTGATCGGCTCTATCATTGCGAGCCTCCAGGATGGGGCGGTCTCGCTTCTCTATTACGCGGACCGCATCTACCAACTGCCATTGGGCGTGGTGGGCATCGCCATTGGCATTGTCTTGCTGCCGGACCTTTCCCGTCGTCTGCGCGCAGACGACACCAGCGGTGCCAACAATGCGCAGAACCGGGCCTTTGAGTTTGCCATGTTGCTGACCGTGCCTGCTTCCGTGGCGCTGGCCGTCATACCAGCACCCATCATTCAGGTTCTGTTCGAGCGCGGCGCTTTCACCGCAGCAGACACGGCAGGGACGGCGCTCGCGCTTTCAGCCTTCGCCATTGGCCTGCCCGCCTTCGTGTTGACCAAAGTCTTTTCGCCTGGCTTCTTTGCCCGCGAAGATACAGTGACGCCCATGCGCTATGCAGCGATCGGGATCGCGGTGAACATTACAGGCTCTCTCATCCTCTTCTATTGGATTGGCTATGTGGGCATTGCGCTCGCAACGTCTGCCGCTGCCTGGGTGAATGCCGGGCTTCTGGGGGGACGGCTTATGAGCGAAGGCCACTATCAGATGGACGCAAGATTGAAGTCGCGCTTGCCTCGGCTGCTGGCCTCATCAACGGCCATGGGGTTGGGGCTCTGGTATGGTATGGGTGTCGCCGCGCCCTATCTTGCCGCAAGCTTCTGGGAAGGCGTCATCGCCCTTGGTTTCCTGATTACCGGCGGCGGGCTCCTGCTGGGTCTGGCCATCATAGCGACAGGCACCGCCCAGCTTGGTGAGCTGAAGGCGATGTTCCGACGCGGTTAACGGTGAGAAAAAGCGGCCAAGTGGGTTCAGGGGGTATTGCAAGGCCAGTCTCGGCAGCGCATACCCTCCCTAAGCGTTTCTAGGAAAAGTGCCAAATCTGACTTGGCGGTTTTCCGTCCGGAAACGCGACGAAATAAGCGCGTGTCGTGGTCCAAAGCGACAGCAGTAAAGCGCTTCCAGGCGAAGTGTGTGCGGTTCGCCGCCCGGGAAGCGCGATGAGAGAGCAAGGATGAGTAAAACAAATGGAACAGCCAACTAATCGTGTGTTTTCCGGGGTTCAACCCACCGGGAACCTGCATCTGGGGAACTATCTGGGCGCGATCCGCAATTTTGTCGGACTGCAGGAAACCCATGAATGCATTTATTGCGTCGTCGATATGCACGCGATTACGGTCTGGCAGGATCCAAAAGAGCTCGCTCACAACACACGTGAAGTTGCTGCCGCCTATATCGCTGCGGGCGTTGATGCCGAGAAACAGGTGATCTTCAACCAGTCCAAAGTGTCCGCCCATGGCGAACTCACCTGGGTGTTGAATTGCGTGGCGCGCATGGGGTGGTTGAACCGCATGACCCAGTTCAAGGAAAAAGCAGGCAAGAACCGCGAAAACGCGTCCGTGGGTCTTTATGACTATCCGGTCCTGATGGCCGCCGACATTCTGGCCTACCGCGCGACCCATGTGCCGGTGGGCGATGATCAGAAACAGCATCTGGAACTTGCGCGCGACATCGCCCAGAAGTTCAACAATGATTTTGGCGACTTCGGAGGCGAAGACTTCTTTCCGCTGCCGGAGCCTTTGATCATGGGGGCAGCGACACGGGTCATGAGCCTGCGTGATGGTTCAAAGAAAATGTCAAAGTCTGATCCCTCAGACATGAGCCGGATTACCTTGACCGATTCCGCCGATGATATTGCCAAGAAAATCCGCAAAGCACGCACCGACCCTGAACCATTACCATCAGAGCTTGAGGGACTGAAAGAACGTCCGGAGGCGGATAATCTTGTGGGCATTTATGCAGCGCTCGCGGACGTCACCAAAGAAGCGGTGCTTCAGCAGCATGGCGGGTCGCAATTCTCAAGCTTCAAGCCAGCCCTTGCAGAACTCGCCAATGAGAAGCTCTCACCTATCACCGGCGAGATGGCACGCCTGATGGAGGACACCGCTTACATTGACACGGTTCTTAAAAGTGGCGGTGAGCGTGCGGACGCAATCGCACAGCCGGGTCTGGCCAAAGTCAAAGAGATTGTTGGATTTATTTAAGGCGTGGTGCAATCAGCATTGGCAAAATTGTGCCAAAAGATGCGCAACCTTGGCGCAACTTTTGGTTCTCATACGAGCAACGCGCCTGAGGCGCGAGTCATTGGTCAGGAGAGAGCGTGATGAACACAGTCACCGTTGCAGGCATTGAAATCGGAAATGACAAACCGCTCACCCTTATTGGAGGGGTGAATGTCATTGAGTCTCGCGACATGGCCATGAAGGCAGCAGAGATCTATATCGAACAGGCAACAAAGCTTGAGCTGCCCTATATCTTCAAAGCCTCTTTTGACAAAGCCAACCGCTCGTCAGTGGACTCGTTCCGCGGTCCCGGTCTGGATGAAGGACTGAAGATTTTCCAGGAGATCAAAACGACCTTCGGCGTGCCGGTAATTTCTGACATTCATGAAATCGAGCAGGTGAAGCCTGCGGCGGAAGTCTTAGACATTCTTCAGATCCCCGCTTTCCTGGCGCGGCAGACAGACCTTGTACGCGCCATTGCTGAAGCCGGCTTGCCGATCAATGTGAAGAAACCGCAATTCCTAAGCCCGCAGCAGATTCCGAACATTGTTGACAAGATTAGGGCCTGTGGAAACGACCAGATCATGGTCTGCGAACGCGGGTCGAGCTTTGGTTACGACAACCTGGTGGTCGACATGCTGGGTTTCGGTGTCATCAAGAATGAAAACAACGATGTGCCGATTGTCTTTGACGTGACCCATGCACTGCAGACCCGTGCGCCAGGGTCAAAAGCTTCTGGTGGCCGCCGCGAACAGATTTACGATCTGGCACGTGCTGGTGTTGCCGTTGGGGTGGCTGCCCTCTTCCTCGAAGCCCATGAAGACCCGGACAATGCGAAATGCGACGGGCCAAGCGCTCTGCCGTTTGATGATCTTCCCAAGCTGCTGGGTCAGGTAAAAGCGGTGGATGATCTGGTTAAGCCCATCACCAATGGCAACTAAGTATTTTCAGGTGACGCGGGCTTAGGTCTCACCATCCGGAAACAGGACAAAAGTGGACGACCCGCTTTTTGACCATTTGGGGGCAGCGCTTGAACCAGAGAGTTAAAGCGCCCACATTTCACTAAACCGGTAGGTAAAAAGGAAGCCACATGACCCTCCGCGATACGCTCGGTGGTTACAAAGATCGTCTGAAACATCGTTGGATGTACCGCAAAGGCGGTTCCTTCCCCTCATTCAAGATCGGCAATCTTGGACGGTTTTTTAAGGGCGGTGCGGCGCGCAAGACTGGTATTGGCGTCCTGATTTTTCTCTTTCTCTATTATGTGGTCGGTGGCCTTTGGATCAACGACATTGAAGATGATCCGAATTTCCGTCCGGCAGCCGAAGATATCGTGCCTGGCGGCTCTCATGCCGTCGCCATGACGGCAGCGCTCATTCAGCGGGAAGTGAACGACAAACGCTGGACATCAAACGATCCCTGGTTTGTCCCCTCCGCTTTCCTCGACAACATGCCCAACTATCAGCAGGGCATGGTGTCTGCGCTCGCGCGTTTTTCGTTTGAGCTGACCGATCAGCTGGGCCGGACACGCGGCTCAAGTCAGGCAGACCCGGATCTGCAGTCTGCCTCAGGCCTGCTGCAATATGCGGGCGATGTTTGGGTTTGGGACCCGTCTGTGTCGCTGATGCCTCGCGCCTCATCCGAAGCGCAATATCGCGAAGCCCGCAGCGCACTGCTGAAATACAATGTCCGTTTGGCGGCGGGCGAAGCAGTGTTTGAACGCCGCGGCGATAATCTCATGGCAACGCTAGATCGTATTGCGCTCGACATCGGCTCATCATCTGCTGTGCTCGATCAAGCGGTGGTGGAAAACTCCGGCAGCTTTATCGACACATCCGCTGACGATCACTTCTACAATGTGAAGGGTCAGCTTTACGCCTACTACTTGCTTCTGGATGCGCTGGGCAAAGACTTCGATACGCTCATCACTGAGCGAGAGTTAAACACCGCCTGGGAGCAGATGCTCGACAGCATGCTGAAAGCGGCCATGCTCTCTCCCATGGTTGTTGTAAACGGTGCGCCGGACGCACAGATTCAGCCAAGCCATTTGGCGTCACAGGGCTTCTACTTGCTCCGCGCACGCACGCAACTTCGCGAAATCACGAATATTCTTTTGAAGTAAGGCTGCTTTGGTGCGTTTTTGGCCGTAGACGTGCCGCCTGAAAGGGTGGCAGCATGTCACCCATGACAGCCAAAGAAACAGAAATGGCGAAAGACACGGACGCTGCCCCGATCAAGCGGCGGAAGTTTCTGGTCGTCGTCGATGAGACATCTGAATGCGAAGTGGCGATCCACTTTGCCGCGCGTCGCGCTCGCCATACAAAAGGCGGCCTCGTCTTGCTGGCAGCACTGGAGCCAGGTGGCTTTGAGCATTGGCTCGGCGTTGAAAACATCATGAAGGAAGAGGCGCGGGAAGAAGCAGAGCGTATTCTCCACCGCCACGCGGCTCGGGTGAACGAGGTTTCTGGTCTGATGCCGGAGCTTGAAATCCGCGAGGGAACAAAACCGGATATCGTGCAAGCCATGATCAAGGAAGACCCAGCGATTTCGATCCTTGTGCTTGCGGCTGGCACCGGCAAAGAAGGCCCGGGCCCTCTGGTGCAAATGGCCGCAGGCGGCGTTGGGGCTGGTTTCTCCATCCCTGTGACCGTGGTTCCAGGATCGCTCACAGAAGACGAAATTCACGATCTGGCGTGAGATTTCGCTAGTTTCTTGCTGATTCTGCCGCAGAAATACCTGAGTACACCACTTGGGCTTGAATACCGGCGCCATTTCCGCCATTTAGAGGTGAGAAACGGTCCAAAATCCCATGTCATCCAAGGGGTTATCGGATTCAC
The DNA window shown above is from Parvibaculaceae bacterium PLY_AMNH_Bact1 and carries:
- a CDS encoding DUF2333 family protein (Derived by automated computational analysis using gene prediction method: Protein Homology.), translated to MTLRDTLGGYKDRLKHRWMYRKGGSFPSFKIGNLGRFFKGGAARKTGIGVLIFLFLYYVVGGLWINDIEDDPNFRPAAEDIVPGGSHAVAMTAALIQREVNDKRWTSNDPWFVPSAFLDNMPNYQQGMVSALARFSFELTDQLGRTRGSSQADPDLQSASGLLQYAGDVWVWDPSVSLMPRASSEAQYREARSALLKYNVRLAAGEAVFERRGDNLMATLDRIALDIGSSSAVLDQAVVENSGSFIDTSADDHFYNVKGQLYAYYLLLDALGKDFDTLITERELNTAWEQMLDSMLKAAMLSPMVVVNGAPDAQIQPSHLASQGFYLLRARTQLREITNILLK
- the kdsA gene encoding 3-deoxy-8-phosphooctulonate synthase (Derived by automated computational analysis using gene prediction method: Protein Homology. GO_function: GO:0008676 - 3-deoxy-8-phosphooctulonate synthase activity [Evidence IEA]); protein product: MNTVTVAGIEIGNDKPLTLIGGVNVIESRDMAMKAAEIYIEQATKLELPYIFKASFDKANRSSVDSFRGPGLDEGLKIFQEIKTTFGVPVISDIHEIEQVKPAAEVLDILQIPAFLARQTDLVRAIAEAGLPINVKKPQFLSPQQIPNIVDKIRACGNDQIMVCERGSSFGYDNLVVDMLGFGVIKNENNDVPIVFDVTHALQTRAPGSKASGGRREQIYDLARAGVAVGVAALFLEAHEDPDNAKCDGPSALPFDDLPKLLGQVKAVDDLVKPITNGN
- the trpS gene encoding tryptophan--tRNA ligase (Derived by automated computational analysis using gene prediction method: Protein Homology. GO_component: GO:0005737 - cytoplasm [Evidence IEA]; GO_function: GO:0004830 - tryptophan-tRNA ligase activity [Evidence IEA]; GO_process: GO:0006436 - tryptophanyl-tRNA aminoacylation [Evidence IEA]), translating into MEQPTNRVFSGVQPTGNLHLGNYLGAIRNFVGLQETHECIYCVVDMHAITVWQDPKELAHNTREVAAAYIAAGVDAEKQVIFNQSKVSAHGELTWVLNCVARMGWLNRMTQFKEKAGKNRENASVGLYDYPVLMAADILAYRATHVPVGDDQKQHLELARDIAQKFNNDFGDFGGEDFFPLPEPLIMGAATRVMSLRDGSKKMSKSDPSDMSRITLTDSADDIAKKIRKARTDPEPLPSELEGLKERPEADNLVGIYAALADVTKEAVLQQHGGSQFSSFKPALAELANEKLSPITGEMARLMEDTAYIDTVLKSGGERADAIAQPGLAKVKEIVGFI
- the murJ gene encoding murein biosynthesis integral membrane protein MurJ (Derived by automated computational analysis using gene prediction method: Protein Homology. GO_process: GO:0009252 - peptidoglycan biosynthetic process [Evidence IEA]; GO_process: GO:0034204 - lipid translocation [Evidence IEA]); its protein translation is MNLVKSAMTVGGMTMISRVLGFIRDIFIAGVLGTGPIADAFFVAFKFPNLFRRLFAEGAFNSAFVPLFAKRLEGEGEASAKRFAEEALSVLLTTLILLTLAAQLAMPWLMYVIAPGFADTPDKFEMGILFTRVAFPYLMFMSLVALLSAVLNSVGRFTAAAAAPILLNIVLIVAIWFAAPHFENPGLVLSWGVAIAGAAQFTLMMIAVKRAGFSIHLRWPRMTPGVRRLITLGIPGVIAGGITQINLLIGSIIASLQDGAVSLLYYADRIYQLPLGVVGIAIGIVLLPDLSRRLRADDTSGANNAQNRAFEFAMLLTVPASVALAVIPAPIIQVLFERGAFTAADTAGTALALSAFAIGLPAFVLTKVFSPGFFAREDTVTPMRYAAIGIAVNITGSLILFYWIGYVGIALATSAAAWVNAGLLGGRLMSEGHYQMDARLKSRLPRLLASSTAMGLGLWYGMGVAAPYLAASFWEGVIALGFLITGGGLLLGLAIIATGTAQLGELKAMFRRG
- a CDS encoding universal stress protein (Derived by automated computational analysis using gene prediction method: Protein Homology.), whose translation is MTAKETEMAKDTDAAPIKRRKFLVVVDETSECEVAIHFAARRARHTKGGLVLLAALEPGGFEHWLGVENIMKEEAREEAERILHRHAARVNEVSGLMPELEIREGTKPDIVQAMIKEDPAISILVLAAGTGKEGPGPLVQMAAGGVGAGFSIPVTVVPGSLTEDEIHDLA